The Orcinus orca chromosome 16, mOrcOrc1.1, whole genome shotgun sequence genome includes a window with the following:
- the KDELR2 gene encoding ER lumen protein-retaining receptor 2: MNIFRLTGDLSHLAAIVILLLKIWKTRSCAGISGKSQLLFALVFTTRYLDLFTSFISLYNTSMKLIYIACSYATVYLIYMKFKATYDGNHDTFRVEFLVVPVGGLSFLVNHDFSPLEILWTFSIYLESVAILPQLFMISKTGEAETITTHYLFFLGLYRALYLVNWIWRFYFEGFFDLIAVVAGVVQTILYCDFFYLYITKVLKGKKLSLPA, encoded by the exons ATGAACATCTTCCGGCTGACCGGGGACCTGTCCCACCTGGCGGCCATCGTCATTCTGCTGTTGAAGATCTGGAAGACGCGCTCCTGCGCCG gtaTTTCTGGGAAAAGCCAGCTTCTCTTTGCACTGGTCTTCACAACTCGTTACCTGGAtctttttacttcatttatttcattatataatacGTCTATGAAG cttATCTACATTGCCTGCTCCTATGCCACAGTGTACCTGATCTACATGAAATTTAAGGCAACCTACGATGGAAATCATGATACTTTCCGAGTGGAGTTTCTGGTGGTCCCTGTGGGAGGCCTCTCGTTTCTAGTCAATCATGACTTCTCTCCTCTTGAG ATTTTGTGGACCTTCTCCATTTACCTTGAGTCAGTGGCTATCCTACCACAGCTCTTCATGATCAGCAAGACCGGGGAGGCCGAGACCATCACCACCCACTACCTGTTCTTCCTGGGCCTCTACCGTGCTTTGTATCTTGTCAACTGGATCTGGCGCTTCTACTTTGAGGGCTTCTTTGACCTCATCGCTGTGGTGGCCGGCGTTGTCCAGACCATCCTGTACTGCGACTTCTTCTACTTGTACATTACAAAAG TACTCAAGGGAAAGAAGCTCAGTCTGCCAGCGTAA